The following is a genomic window from Bacteroidota bacterium.
GTAACAGATACTTCTATTCCCAAAGGCAATAAATTAATTATTCTCGCAATAACGTTCCCCATAATGCTTCCCATGAAAAGAGTTGGTGCAAAAATACCGCCAACACCACCGGCACCAAATGTAGTAGCTGTAGCGATAATTTTAAAGACAACCAGTCCGGCTAAAAGAGCAATAACAATCCATTGATTAGAAAGGTGCTCTTTGAAGTAAAATGTTTCTAACGAAGACGGTACTTTTCCTTGTAATAACTCATTTATTACCTGAAATCCCTCACCGTAGAGTGGAGGAATGACGAAAATAATAACACCTATTACTATTCCTCCAATAATAATTCTTTTTGCCTGACTGTTGATAGAATCGAAATATTCTCCAATTTTAAAATATACCGTTGAAAAGTAGATAGAGGTAAAGGCTGCTGCAATTCCTAAAAATACAAACATTGGAAGATCTCCAATAATGAAATGATCTTCGAGTTTGAAATGCAGGATGATATCATTACCCAAAAACAAATAGGACGTTACAATTGCTGATACCGATGCTATTAACAATGGAACCAGTGAAACCAGAGTAAGATCAAGGCTAAAAACTTCAACCGCAAAAACTATAGCAGCAATAGGGGCTTTGAAAATTGCCGACATGGCGCCTGCAGCAGCAGCACCTAATAGCATAACCCTTGTTTTGGGGTTCATATGAAACATCCTTGCAATATTCGAACCTATTGCAGAACCGGTAGCTACGGTAGGCCCCTCCAGTCCTACAGATCCACCAAAACCAACAGTTAACGGAGCTGTAAGTATAGAGCCGAGCATTTGATACCTCCTCATTATCCCTTTACGCTTTGATATTGCGTATAAGGTGGATGGAATACCGTGACCGACAGGGTTTTTTACTACAAACCTAATTATAAGATATGTGAGGACTAAACCTATTGTCGGAAAGATAAAATAATAATAATTATGATAATGTTTTATCAGTTCTCCGTGCAACAAGCTTTGAATCAGGTGAGTTCCGTTTTTTAGTGCAACAGCTCCAAGCCCTGAAGTAATACCAATTAGAGCACTCAAAATGTAAATGAATCTCTGATTGGAAATATGTTTTACCCGCCAAATTAGAAATTTACCAAGTAATGATGTAGGTTTAGCCATTTACTGTTAATGTATAATTCAAAGTTATCAGTCTGTCAGCCAAAAGGCAGGTGCACTGTTTAATTGTATTTTTTACCTATACTTAGTTCAAAAATATGAATTATCCGGCAAATTCTATTAATTTACGTCTATAAACAGTTAATACTTTTGATCGGGATACAAATCCTCTGTATTTCTCTTTGTCAACCACCGGAATATTCCACATACCACTTTCGCTAAATTTCTTCATTACCCTGGTCATATCATCTTCATCCATGAAAATTATTTCTTCGGGCTGTTTCATATATGTTTTTACGAAGGTATTTTCGTAGATCTTACTATCAAACATAATTGTTCTAATATCATCGATATATAAAACACCCACTAGTTGTTCTGAATTATCAAGAACGGGAAACATATTTCTTTTCGAATGGCGAATTACATCCTGAATTAATTCACCTAAACTCATATCAGGATTTATTGTAGTAAAATTAGTTTCTATAACTCTTTCAAGTTGCATTAAAGTAAGCACAGCCTGATCTTTATTATGAGTAATAAGGTGGCCTTTTTTTGCCAATTCGTGATGGTAAACTGAGTGCGAAACAAACATTTTGGTCATTGCATACGATATTGCCGAAACAATAATTAAAGGGGTAAACAGCTTGTATCCTCCGGTAAGTTCGGCAATAAGGAAAACAGCTGTAAGTGGAGCATGCAATACTCCGGCAACAATTCCTGTCATTCCCATTAGAGTGAAATTTGTTTCTGAAACATGTACCCCTAATGACGAAAGATTTATTATTCTGGCGCTTACGTTTCCTAAAACACTGCCCATAAACAAAACCGGCACAAAAATACCACCAACTCCCTTAGCCCCGAATGTTAATGCAGCAGCTACAATTTTGAAAATCATAAGTCCAAGTAATAGAACAATTATTGCCCAATCAACCGGTAAAAAGCTTTCTAATCTGCTGTGATAAAGATATTCCGGCGATTCTCCTGCAAGCAAACTATTGATTACGTCAAACCCTTCTCCATAAAGTGGAGGAATAATAAAAATCAAAACGCCTAATAGAAGTCCTCCCAAAAAGACCCTTTTCCATTGACTCTCCATCCCGTCAAAGAAATTTCCTATTTTCTGATAAACTTCAGTAAAATATATAGAAACTACTCCTGCTAATACTCCTAAGAAGATTATCCAGGGCGTATCTGCTAAAACAAATTTATCTTTGAAGGTAAATTCCAGTATATATGCGTCGCCAATTAAAAAATAAGATGTTAGTACTGCCGAAACTGATGCCAGCAAAAGAGGAATAAGTGATGTAAGAGTTAAGTCTAAACTAAAAACTTCTACAACAAAAATGATAGAGGCAATTGGTACTTTAAAAATTGCCGACATAGCACCTGCTGCTGCTGCACTTAATAAAATTACTCTGGCTTTTGGTCCTAAATGAAATGTACGGGCTATATTTGAACCTATAGCAGCTCCCGTAGCTACCGTTGGTCCTTCTAGACCTACCGAACCACCAAATCCAACAGTTAAAGAAGATGTTAATACCGATCCCCAAATTTGGAATCGTCTAATAATTCCATCGCGTTTTGATATAGAATATAATGTAGAAGGAATACCGTGGCTAACATCATTGCGCACAATATACTTTATTGACAGATAAGTTAATATCAGTCCAATTAATGGAATGATGAAATAAAAATAGCTGGTATATTCACCAATTGAGTCATGATGAATTGCCTCCTGAATAAGATGGGTGATATTTTTTAATAGAATAGCAACTAATCCTGTTGCTAAACCTATAATGATACTGAGAATATAAATGAATTCCCTGTTTTGAATATGCTTAAGCCTCCAAACTAAAAACCTTCCAAACACTGACGTTGGCTTCGTCATAACTGTAATTCTGTATTTCTAAAATAACAACCGTTGTTTAGAGAGCAAATAGAGCCTGACTATCAGAAGTCAGGCTCTATTTTTGCTCTTTAAATGACGCAAAATTTATTTTTTGATTTCTATTCTTAAGTTCAGGTCTTCTAATTGTTCTTCAGAGACAGTTGCCGGAGAATCGATCATTACATCTCTTCCCGAGTTGTTTTTAGGGAAAGCAATAAAGTCACGAATAACTTCTTCTCCACCCATAATAGCTACTAATCTGTCAAGCCCGAATGCTATACCGCCGTGAGGAGGTGCTCCATACTGGAAAGCATCCATAAGGAAACCAAATTGTTTTTTAGCTTCTTCTTCTGTAAATCCAAGATGAGAGAACATTGTTTCCTGAGTGCTCTTATCGTGAATTCTAATAGAACCTCCGCCAATTTCACTTCCGTTCATTACCAAATCATATGCATTTGCACGTACTTTTCCCGGTTCGGTATTCAATAAGTGTATGTCTTCTGCCTTTGGTGATGTAAACGGGTGGTGCATTGCATGGTATCTTTCTGATTCTTCATCCCATTCTAAAAGAGGGAAGTCAACAACCCATAAAGGAGCAAATTCCTCAGGGTTTCTCATGCCTAAAGATTCTGCCATATACAAGCGAAGTTCTCCTAGAGCCTTTCTTGTTTTATCAATTCCTCCTGCCATTACCAGCATCAAATCACCCGGTTTTGAATTTAATTTCTCCGACCATTGAGCCAATGCTTCCTGATCGAAAAATTTGTCTACCGACGATTTAAAAGATCCGTCTTCGTTGTGTTTTGCCCAGATTAGTCCTGTAGCTCCAATTTGCGGACGCTTAACCCAATCGATCAATTTATCAAGTTGTTTACGCGTATAGTTTGCACAACCGGGAACAGAAATACCAACAACCAGTTCCTGATCATCGAATACTTTAAATCCTTTGTTTTTCGCAACTTCATTAAGTTCACCGAACTTCATATCGAAACGAATGTCAGGCTTATCTGTTCCGTATAATTTCATCGCATCGGCGTAATCCATTCTGGGGAATTCACCAACATCAACACCATTGATCTTTTTCAGCAAATGACTTGTAAGGCCTTCGAACACTCCAAGAATATCATCCTGCTTAACAAACGACATCTCACAGTCGATCTGAGTAAATTCCGGCTGGCGATCGGCTCTTAAATCCTCATCGCGGAAACATTTTACAATCTGAAAATATTTGTCAACACCACCAATCATTAGCAATTGCTTAAATGTTTGTGGCGACTGCGGCAAGGCGTAAAACTCTCCTTCATTCATTCTCGAAGGTACAATGAAATCACGCGCTCCCTCGGGAGTTGATTTTATAAGATATGGAGTTTCCACTTCTAAGAAGTCAACATTAGAAAGGTAGTTTCTAACTTCCATTGATACCTTGTGACGAAGAACAAGATTGTTTCTGATTGGTTTTCTTCTGATATCCAAATAACGATATTTCATTCTGATATCTTCTCCTCCATCAGTTTCATCTTCGATAGTAAATGGTGGTATCTCAGACTTATTCAATGTTTTTAGATCACTAACTTCTATTTCTATTTCACCTGTTGGTATTTTCTTGTTTTTAGAAGCCCTTTCTATTACGATTCCTTCAACCTGGATGACAAACTCACGTCCCAGTTTCTGTCCGGCGCTCATCAGTTCAGCATTTTTCTCTTCCGAAAATGCTAATTGTGTTATCCCATATCTGTCACGTAAATCAATAAAAGCCATTGCTCCAAGGTCCCTCGATTTTTGAACCCATCCACTTAAAACAACTTTCTCACCAACATTCGAAATATTTAATTCTCCACAATTATGCGATCTATACATCTTTTATTCTCTTTTGTAAAACAATGAAAAAACAGTTGTTGCCTAATTATCAATGTAATATAAGGAGGCTCTGTTTCAGCCTGCAAAAGTACAATTATTTATAATAAAAATACTTTTTGAAACAAAAAAGACTATCAGAATAATGAAATCTGATAGCCCTTGTGATTTGTTAAAGTACTATATGTTTAGTTTTTCAATATTTTCGTTGAAACCGAGCCGTTTTGATTACTTATGCGAAGTATGTAAACTCCGCTTTCTAAGCCTGATGTGTTTATATTATGTTCACCGGATTTAATCGTAACATATTTACTGTAAACCAAACTGCCTACAGTTGAAAATAATTCAATCTGATAAGCTTCTTTATTCTCAAGTCCTGTTATTGTGAGTTTGTCACTTGCAGGATTCGGGTAAGTTGAGAGGTTAATTGCTGTCCAATCATCTATAGCCATCAAATCACCGTAGAAATACTCAAATGATTTATTAAGTAACAATTCGTTGTCAGACTGAACTGCAGCACCAAGAGGAAATGAATAGTATATAAGCCCTCCATCTGCTGATGAAGTTCCAAATGTACCTTTGTAGCCAATAGCGGAACTGTAACCATCTCCATTACTAAAATCCATTAATTTTTCTGCTCCGCCTGCAGGAGCTATACCGTCGGGATATTTTATTTCCCAGCCATCTGCGTTATTAAAAGCGATACTTAATCCCTCAAAAATTGTTCCTTCAATACCATCAGAAGTGCCATAAGTAGCACCTCCGTCCGATTTGTATTCGGCTTTTAAATAATCAGAATAAAATGCCATATCTGCAGCTGTAGGTGTATGACTGGAACTGGTATGGTCTAAATCCCATCCTATTTCAGCACCTGATACAATAAAATTACCACCGTTTTCCAGATAATCTTTCACTTTTATCTGTTCGGCTGAAGAGAATGTTTCATCGGCTGTAGATTCTTCTCCTGAGATCCAGATTACAAGCTCGTAATCATTCATGATTACACTTCCGGAAATAATACTGCTATTATCAACAGAGGAAACTGTACCTATAATACTTATATTGGAAAGTCCACTTGTATATTTTGCTGTCAAAGTATGTCTTCCCCCTGAATTAGTACCTGTCATTCTGTCGAAACCATCAACAAGAAGAATATTAAGACCACTTTCATTTGAAAATGTAGAGAATACTTTAGATGTTGGACCTTCAAGCTCTTCTGTGTCATTTTTATTCACTCCAACAATTTTAAAGAACAATGTTGTATTTGAAGGTGAGTTAATAAAATCACTAGTCTTGCAAGTATAACCTGAAACTGATTCGGTTAATTTATCTTCATCCAAGGCTAATTTCCAATTTTGAAGGGCAGGATCTTCGCTATAATAAATTCTGTATCCCACGTAGTTACCTCTTAGAGGTTCCCAGTCGAAGTTAATGGAACCGTCTAAATTGCTTAGTATATTATTGATGGTCACCTGAATTGGAATTGATAATTGCTCAACAATATCCTCCATTTTTACTACGGTAACTGTTTCTGTTTTCAAAACACTTCCATCTTTAGAAAACTCAAGCTTATAATCTCCCGGCTCCATCCAGCCCATAAAGTAATAACCATTGTATCCGTTATCAGTTGTAACCTCCCTAACTAAAGTGTCATCTTTGGATGCTTTAACTGTTACTCCATTGAGATCTTCGGGGGCAGCTGATTCAACGATACCTTTAATTTCTCCATAGTTTATAGATCCTGAGGTTCCTAATAGTTTTAGGTGTGACTTCATCATCTGCATTGCCATTGCCTGTTGATACATGTCGCTGTGAAGTCTTCTCCCTTCTTCAGGATTAGAGTGAAAAGATGCTTCAGATATTACGGCAGGAACTGACGACCCATTCAGTATTCCATATCCTGAGCTCCAGGTAGGCTGAAAATCCAAATCGGCATATACTTTTGCTGAAGTTGTATATACTACCTTTGGCAAATCAACACTCATAATATCAGCCATTTCTTTAGCCAAGGGAAACTGAGCTGTTTTTCTATGGTCTTTGTCAAGTGATGCGTAAAGCATTAAATGATAGTTAATACTTGGGTTATTATCTACTCCATTTGTATGTACAGAATGAAAAAAATCAGCCTCCATTTCCTCGCTGAAGGCTACCCTATCTGCTATTGAGGGATCTCCATAGGTATACCCGGCGTCATCTGCATCATATTCGTTTGTAATCCGCGTAATACTTACATCGCATCCAAGAGCTTCTAAATTAGCATACAGGTAGTTCGCTGTATTGAAATTTCCTTCGGACTCCCAATATGTAAGACCGTATCCTATATCTGTCTTACGGTCATCACTTCCGTACCCGCCATGCCCCGGATCGATACAAATAGCTTTGTCGGCCAATAATTGCGGTAAATCACCCGGTATTTGTGCTTTTAATGAAAGTGTAGCCAATAGGGGAAATACCATTATTAGCTTATATAAATTCTTTCTCATAATATTAATCACTGATTGATAATAAACACTTAGAAATTACTTTTTGATTATGTATAATTCCCCTTCAGGAGTATTAAAAATCAATTTATCTCCGTTTGGACTTGGTGAAGGCTCCATTGCAATACCATTAAATTCAATAGTTAGATTCCTTACCTCTTTATTTCCGGTGTTTATTTCGTATACATCAGAATCAGTAATAATTTCCCCATCATCCTTTGTAACCTGATAAACTATATGATTAGTATCCGACCATTTTGGGCGCTCCATATAACCCAAATCCACGAGGATTTTTCCGTCAGCATTGATTACATATCCATTTCCACCGTATTGCTTAATCAATATGTTCTTCCCGTCGGGTGAAACTTCTGATTTTAAATAACGTGCGCCTTCCATTAATGGTGAAATAATTTTTGTGCTACCATTTGAAAAGTATATTTCCAGTGCGGTAAGCTTGTTGACAGATTTTACAAACAAAATTGTTGTTTCCTCTGCTAACTTACTTGTATTAAGTTCAGATAAAGCTGTTTCTTTTGCCGAAAAACTCTTTTTGGGTACTGTTAAACTGTTTATGTTCCCTTCGAAGTCGGATGCAACAACACCCTGTTTTAAAGTAAAATGAATCTGCTTGTTTTCCGTGTATACGTCTTTTCCCGATTTTAATTCGGTTGAGAGAACCACTTCTTCTTTACTTACTAGGTTGTAAAGTTCCAGTCCTTTATAATTGTTATTTGTTATAAGGATGTTATTTTCATCTGCAAATGAGGCATGATATCCTTTTTTATCAAGTTTTTCTATTGTCTGGCCATTTAGCGGAGCCAAAACAATCATTAATAAAAATGACAGGAATGTAATTTGTTTTATCATAAAAAAAGTATTTAGATATTGTTTGTTAAAGTTAACACTTTAGTAATACCACTTTAATGCAATTCGACAATTAAACAATGTAACGCGTTTAATTACATGATTAGCACGACATAAATAACAGTCTCTATTATTTGCGTGTAGGATATGTATTACATGTATTATTCCGGTGTATAAATTACATGAAGAATCTGGTTTATTCATTCATAGAATTACTGAAATAAATAACAGTGATTGAGGCTTTTTCGCTGTACAACAGTCTGGTAGCCAATTTTTTCTTATTTATAAAAATTATTTATTATTACATGGATTGTTTTTGTAAATTTGGAAGCACTAAAACTAAATGTACTATGTACACTTAGTTCTGTTTTAGGACAGGGTTGGTGCTTCTATTCAATAGTTGCACCGATTATTAAAACTAATAAAGAAGTTATATATATTATGAAAAAAGTTGGTATTGGAATAGATATTGGAGGAACAAATACACAGATTGGTTTTGTAGATAAGGAGGGAAAGGTGTTCTTGGAAACTTCAATGTCTACACTTGTTGGAGATACATTTGAGGAGTTTTTAAGTGCTTTGTATGATGTAGTGGAAAAAGCTAAGTCGGATTCAAGTGAGAAATTTGATATTATAGGAATTGGAATAGGCGCTCCTAACGGAAATTATTATAAAGGAACCATAGAGTTTGCCCCTAACCTTAGGTGGAAAGGTGTTATTGAGGTTACAAAAATGATGTCTGAAAAATTTGGTGTTCCTGCCGTTCTTACAAACGATGCAAATGCTGCCGCTATTGGTGAAATGATATTCGGTGGAGCCAAAGGGATGAAAAACTTCATTATTATAACGCTTGGAACAGGATTGGGAAGTGGTATTGTTGTTAATGGAGAATTAGTTTATGGTCATGACGGGTTTGCAGGAGAGCTTGGTCACGTTATAGTGGAGAAAAATGGTCGTTTATGTGGATGTGGTCGCAGAGGATGTTTGGAAACTTATGCTTCAGCAACCGGAATTAAGAGAACTGCTTTCGAAGTAATGGCCGACAGAAATCAGGAAACGTTACTTTCTAAATACTCTTATGATGAATTAACATCATTTAAAATTTATGAGGCTGCACAAAATGGAGATCATATAGCACGAGAAATATTCCGCGAAACCGGAAAGGTGTTGGGAGAGGCTTTAGCCGATTTTATAGCCAACGGAAGCCCTGAAGCAATATTCTTGTTTGGAGGTTTAGCAAATGCAGGAGATTTGATTCTTGAGCCGACAGAAAGTTCTATGGAGGAAAGTCTGCTTCACATTTTTAAAAATAAAGTGAAATTACAACTTTCCCAGCTCGATGAGGGGCACGCAGCAGTTTTGGGTGCAGCAGCTTTGGCGTGGAAAGAATTTGAATCATAATATTATTGTATAGTTTTTTAATGCGTGAAAACGTGAATCCGTGACCTTTAACGTCACGGATTCACGTTTTTTTTGTAAATATTATTTCCCGAAATCCTTGTACTTAATTTGTTGAGAGTAATTCAATGTTGTTGATATTAATTGTTTTACAATTTCATGAGCTTAACTTTTTCGTACCTTTGTGTTCCTTGAAAATAAAGAGCCTTAACAATGAAAGAGAAGACATTAATTTTTGGTCATAAAAACCCCGATACCGACTCTATATGTTCTGCAATTGCATATTCTAATCTCAATAATATTTTAGGAAAAAATACTAAGGCCGTTCGGCTTGGAAGTTTAAATAAGGAAACTCAGTTTGCACTAAATTATTTTGGGGCTGATGAACCTGATCTGCTTACAACTGTTAAACCAACACTGGGTGATATTAAATCAGGAAATAAGGCCGTAATTAAGGAAAGTGATACTCTGGTTACAGCCATGGAAATTTTAACCAAACAGAAGCATTCAAGTTTACCGGTAATAAATTCTGAAAATAAGCTTGAGTCACTTTTACATGTATCACAAATTGCAAATGCATATCTTGAAATGAGTACCAAGGATCTCTTTGACAGGCATTATACTACATATGAAAATATAATTAGCTCTTTGGATGCAAAGATTATCAACGGAAAAATGCCAAAGGGAAGGGTTAGAGGGTATTTAAGAGGCCTTTTAGAAGCTCATACCGAAGGTAGTTCAGGTGTAGTAATAACTTCGGAAGTAACAAGGATTGATAAAAGTATAGATGATTTAAATGCATCATTGTGCGTGGTTTGTAGTAAAGAAAAGATAAATCACAAATTTGAAGATATTAAGACTCCTATTATTCAAACAGGGTTGGGGATCTTTAAGGCATTTAAATTAATGTCGCATTCAGTTTCTGTACACTCAATTTTAAGCAATACTCCTTTTTATCATTTCAGAACTACCGACTACATTGCTGATGTGCAAAGTATGATGAAGGAATCTGATCAGACAAATTTTCCGGTTGTTAACGAGCATGGGGAGGTATTCAGTACAATAAGAAATAAGCACCTTATGAATGTGGCCCGTATCAATGTAATTCTGGTCGATCATAATGAGAAGGAGCAGTCGGTTGACGGAATAGAAACTGCCCGCATACTCGAAGTTGTTGACCATCATAAATTTGGAAATTTAGATACAGCCGAGCCATTGATGATCAGAGCCGAAAGTGTTGGTTGTACTTCGACCATCGTGTACAGGTTGTATCAGGAGGCAAACAAGGTGCCGGACAAACAAAATGCCGGA
Proteins encoded in this region:
- a CDS encoding chloride channel protein gives rise to the protein MAKPTSLLGKFLIWRVKHISNQRFIYILSALIGITSGLGAVALKNGTHLIQSLLHGELIKHYHNYYYFIFPTIGLVLTYLIIRFVVKNPVGHGIPSTLYAISKRKGIMRRYQMLGSILTAPLTVGFGGSVGLEGPTVATGSAIGSNIARMFHMNPKTRVMLLGAAAAGAMSAIFKAPIAAIVFAVEVFSLDLTLVSLVPLLIASVSAIVTSYLFLGNDIILHFKLEDHFIIGDLPMFVFLGIAAAFTSIYFSTVYFKIGEYFDSINSQAKRIIIGGIVIGVIIFVIPPLYGEGFQVINELLQGKVPSSLETFYFKEHLSNQWIVIALLAGLVVFKIIATATTFGAGGVGGIFAPTLFMGSIMGNVIARIINLLPLGIEVSVTNFTLVGMTGLMAGVLHAPLTAIFLIAELTGGYELFVPLMLTSLISFTIAKRFVPHSVYHRELAKKGQLITHDKDKAVLTLMDLDRVVETNFTSVHSEMSLGDMVHNVVSQSKRNIFPVINDENELLGIISLDDIRQIMFDYKIYETTFVRTFMHNPPEVIRAEQNTMADVMRKFQDSGAWNIPVVKNGKYAGFVSKSKLLTVYRRKLIEVSGQ
- a CDS encoding chloride channel protein, giving the protein MTKPTSVFGRFLVWRLKHIQNREFIYILSIIIGLATGLVAILLKNITHLIQEAIHHDSIGEYTSYFYFIIPLIGLILTYLSIKYIVRNDVSHGIPSTLYSISKRDGIIRRFQIWGSVLTSSLTVGFGGSVGLEGPTVATGAAIGSNIARTFHLGPKARVILLSAAAAGAMSAIFKVPIASIIFVVEVFSLDLTLTSLIPLLLASVSAVLTSYFLIGDAYILEFTFKDKFVLADTPWIIFLGVLAGVVSIYFTEVYQKIGNFFDGMESQWKRVFLGGLLLGVLIFIIPPLYGEGFDVINSLLAGESPEYLYHSRLESFLPVDWAIIVLLLGLMIFKIVAAALTFGAKGVGGIFVPVLFMGSVLGNVSARIINLSSLGVHVSETNFTLMGMTGIVAGVLHAPLTAVFLIAELTGGYKLFTPLIIVSAISYAMTKMFVSHSVYHHELAKKGHLITHNKDQAVLTLMQLERVIETNFTTINPDMSLGELIQDVIRHSKRNMFPVLDNSEQLVGVLYIDDIRTIMFDSKIYENTFVKTYMKQPEEIIFMDEDDMTRVMKKFSESGMWNIPVVDKEKYRGFVSRSKVLTVYRRKLIEFAG
- the aspS gene encoding aspartate--tRNA ligase translates to MYRSHNCGELNISNVGEKVVLSGWVQKSRDLGAMAFIDLRDRYGITQLAFSEEKNAELMSAGQKLGREFVIQVEGIVIERASKNKKIPTGEIEIEVSDLKTLNKSEIPPFTIEDETDGGEDIRMKYRYLDIRRKPIRNNLVLRHKVSMEVRNYLSNVDFLEVETPYLIKSTPEGARDFIVPSRMNEGEFYALPQSPQTFKQLLMIGGVDKYFQIVKCFRDEDLRADRQPEFTQIDCEMSFVKQDDILGVFEGLTSHLLKKINGVDVGEFPRMDYADAMKLYGTDKPDIRFDMKFGELNEVAKNKGFKVFDDQELVVGISVPGCANYTRKQLDKLIDWVKRPQIGATGLIWAKHNEDGSFKSSVDKFFDQEALAQWSEKLNSKPGDLMLVMAGGIDKTRKALGELRLYMAESLGMRNPEEFAPLWVVDFPLLEWDEESERYHAMHHPFTSPKAEDIHLLNTEPGKVRANAYDLVMNGSEIGGGSIRIHDKSTQETMFSHLGFTEEEAKKQFGFLMDAFQYGAPPHGGIAFGLDRLVAIMGGEEVIRDFIAFPKNNSGRDVMIDSPATVSEEQLEDLNLRIEIKK
- a CDS encoding N-acetylmuramoyl-L-alanine amidase, producing the protein MRKNLYKLIMVFPLLATLSLKAQIPGDLPQLLADKAICIDPGHGGYGSDDRKTDIGYGLTYWESEGNFNTANYLYANLEALGCDVSITRITNEYDADDAGYTYGDPSIADRVAFSEEMEADFFHSVHTNGVDNNPSINYHLMLYASLDKDHRKTAQFPLAKEMADIMSVDLPKVVYTTSAKVYADLDFQPTWSSGYGILNGSSVPAVISEASFHSNPEEGRRLHSDMYQQAMAMQMMKSHLKLLGTSGSINYGEIKGIVESAAPEDLNGVTVKASKDDTLVREVTTDNGYNGYYFMGWMEPGDYKLEFSKDGSVLKTETVTVVKMEDIVEQLSIPIQVTINNILSNLDGSINFDWEPLRGNYVGYRIYYSEDPALQNWKLALDEDKLTESVSGYTCKTSDFINSPSNTTLFFKIVGVNKNDTEELEGPTSKVFSTFSNESGLNILLVDGFDRMTGTNSGGRHTLTAKYTSGLSNISIIGTVSSVDNSSIISGSVIMNDYELVIWISGEESTADETFSSAEQIKVKDYLENGGNFIVSGAEIGWDLDHTSSSHTPTAADMAFYSDYLKAEYKSDGGATYGTSDGIEGTIFEGLSIAFNNADGWEIKYPDGIAPAGGAEKLMDFSNGDGYSSAIGYKGTFGTSSADGGLIYYSFPLGAAVQSDNELLLNKSFEYFYGDLMAIDDWTAINLSTYPNPASDKLTITGLENKEAYQIELFSTVGSLVYSKYVTIKSGEHNINTSGLESGVYILRISNQNGSVSTKILKN
- a CDS encoding ROK family protein, whose product is MKKVGIGIDIGGTNTQIGFVDKEGKVFLETSMSTLVGDTFEEFLSALYDVVEKAKSDSSEKFDIIGIGIGAPNGNYYKGTIEFAPNLRWKGVIEVTKMMSEKFGVPAVLTNDANAAAIGEMIFGGAKGMKNFIIITLGTGLGSGIVVNGELVYGHDGFAGELGHVIVEKNGRLCGCGRRGCLETYASATGIKRTAFEVMADRNQETLLSKYSYDELTSFKIYEAAQNGDHIAREIFRETGKVLGEALADFIANGSPEAIFLFGGLANAGDLILEPTESSMEESLLHIFKNKVKLQLSQLDEGHAAVLGAAALAWKEFES
- a CDS encoding putative manganese-dependent inorganic diphosphatase — protein: MKEKTLIFGHKNPDTDSICSAIAYSNLNNILGKNTKAVRLGSLNKETQFALNYFGADEPDLLTTVKPTLGDIKSGNKAVIKESDTLVTAMEILTKQKHSSLPVINSENKLESLLHVSQIANAYLEMSTKDLFDRHYTTYENIISSLDAKIINGKMPKGRVRGYLRGLLEAHTEGSSGVVITSEVTRIDKSIDDLNASLCVVCSKEKINHKFEDIKTPIIQTGLGIFKAFKLMSHSVSVHSILSNTPFYHFRTTDYIADVQSMMKESDQTNFPVVNEHGEVFSTIRNKHLMNVARINVILVDHNEKEQSVDGIETARILEVVDHHKFGNLDTAEPLMIRAESVGCTSTIVYRLYQEANKVPDKQNAGLMLSAILSDTLLFKSPTTTKRDVQVAKELAEIAEIDYQKYGMDLLVAGATLTDKSPEEIITMDMKEFTMGNYKTALSQVNTVDVNGLLVEKDSLETIMNSMILDNGYDVMILVITDILNKGSEVIVLGNSSDLVENAFKLKLTDNRAWLKGVVSRKKQIVPVLMQVSQE